From a single Brassica oleracea var. oleracea cultivar TO1000 chromosome C5, BOL, whole genome shotgun sequence genomic region:
- the LOC106294067 gene encoding secretory carrier-associated membrane protein 2-like — protein sequence MARQDPNPFADEETNPFADNKSVPPASNSYLKPLPPEPHDRGAAVDIPLDSSQDLRAKEMELQAKENELKRKEQELKRREDAIARTGVVIEEKNWPEFFPLIHHDITNEIPIHLQKIQYVAFATLLGLIACLLWNIVAVTVAWINGGGPTIWLLSIIYFISGVPGAYVLWYRPLYRATRTDSALKFGTFFLFYLFHIAFCGFAAVAPPVVFRGKSLTGFLPAFEFLTTNAMVGILYFIGAGFFCIETLLNIWLIQQVYAYFRGSGKAAQMKREATNSMVRAL from the exons ATGGCACGACAAGATCCTAATCCATTTGCTGATGAAGAGACCAATCCTTTTGCG GATAATAAAAGTGTTCCTCCTGCAAGCAACTCCTATCTCAAGCCGCTTCCACCTGAACCTCATGATCGTGGTGCAGCAGTCGATATCCCTTTGGATTCCAGCCAG GATCTTCGAGCTAAAGAGATGGAACTTCAGGCTAAGGAGAACGAACTGAAACGTAAAGAGCAG GAGCTTAAAAGAAGAGAAGATGCAATAGCGCGAA CTGGAGTTGTCATTGAGGAGAAGAATTGGCCAGAGTTTTTCCCTCTAATTCATCATGACATTACTAACGAGATTCCTATTCACTTACAGAAGATCCAATATGTTGCATTCGCCACATTGTTAG GGTTGATAGCATGCCTCTTGTGGAATATTGTGGCAGTAACTGTAGCTTGGATCAACGGAGGAG GTCCCACTATATGGCTTCTCTCAATCATCTACTTCATTTCTGGTGTCCCTGGGGCTTACGTCTTATGGTATCGTCCTCTTTACCGAGCTACCAG AACTGATAGTGCCCTGAAGTTTGGAACTTTCTTCTTGTTTTACTTG TTTCACATTGCGTTCTGCGGCTTTGCTGCAGTTGCTCCACCAGTCGTCTTTCGAGGAAAGTCCCTCAC AGGTTTCTTACCAGCATTTGAGTTTCTAACTACTAATGCTATGGTCGGG ATATTGTATTTCATTGGGGCGGGCTTCTTCTGCATCGAAACACTTCTCAATATATGGCTGATTCAGCAAGTATATGCATACTTCCGAGGGAGTGGCAAAGCTGCACAGATGAAGCGTGAAGCTACAAACTCGATGGTGCGTGCACTATGA
- the LOC106294063 gene encoding pentatricopeptide repeat-containing protein At1g03560, mitochondrial, whose product MRRLSRKPFSVTPLNRPLSSSKCFYLHKGGDFLSSEGSKSVRWLFSGGSSLPPPEWIEPFNDVSDLVNSSRSLNPSPWVSQILNLLDGSESMESNLDAFCRKFLIRLSPNFVTFVLESDEVREKRQHVIAWRFFNWAGKQKKYAHKLECYVSLVDVLAIAKDVDRIRILCGELRPKEFALSVCSANELIKSFGKLGMVEELLWVWRKMKENNIEPTLYTYNFLMNGLVSSTFIDSAERVFEAMESGRIKPDVVTYNTMIKGYCKAGQTQKAMEKVRDMETRGVDADKITYMTLIQACYADSDFTSCVALYQEMDEKGIQVPPHAYSLVIGGLCKEGKLNEGCAVFENMIRKGTKPNVAVYTVLIDGYVKFGSVEDGLRLLGRMMREGFEPDVVTYSVVVNGLCKNGRVEEALGYYKTCRFKGLAVNSMLYSSLIDGLGKAGRVDEAERLFEEMGCSRDSYCYNALIDAFTKSGKVDEALTLFKRMEEEEGCDQTVYTYTILISGMFKERRNEEALKLWEMMIDKGITPTAACFRALSTGLCLSGKVGRACKILDELAPMGVILDAACEDMINTLCKAGRIKEACRLADGITERGREVPGRIRTVMINALRKVGKSDLAMKLMHSKIGIGYERMGNVKRRVKFRTLLESFDHDF is encoded by the coding sequence ATGCGAAGACTTTCCCGGAAACCCTTTTCCGTCACTCCTCTGAATCGTCCGCTTAGCTCTTCAAAATGCTTCTATCTGCACAAAGGCGGAGACTTTTTGTCGTCGGAAGGTTCAAAAAGTGTCAGGTGGCTGTTCAGTGGCGGCAGCTCACTTCCTCCTCCGGAATGGATTGAGCCCTTCAACGACGTCTCCGATCTAGTGAACTCGTCTCGTAGCCTCAACCCGTCTCCATGGGTGAGCCAAATTCTCAACCTTTTAGACGGTTCGGAGTCAATGGAATCGAATCTCGACGCCTTCTGCCGTAAGTTCCTCATCAGACTCTCCCCAAATTTCGTCACTTTCGTGTTGGAATCGGACGAGGTTCGCGAGAAAAGACAGCACGTTATCGCTTGGCGGTTCTTTAATTGGGCTGGTAAGCAGAAGAAGTATGCTCATAAGCTAGAGTGTTACGTCTCATTAGTTGATGTTTTGGCTATTGCAAAAGATGTGGATAGGATTAGGATTCTCTGTGGTGAGTTGAGACCAAAAGAGTTTGCTTTGAGTGTTTGTTCAGCGAATGAGCTGATTAAGAGCTTTGGGAAGCTTGGAATGGTGGAGGAGTTGTTATGGGTGTGGCGCAAGATGAAGGAGAATAACATTGAGCCTACTTTGTATACTTACAACTTCTTAATGAACGGTTTAGTCAGCTCTACGTTCATTGATTCCGCGGAGCGTGTTTTCGAGGCTATGGAGAGCGGGAGGATCAAACCAGACGTAGTGACGTACAACACGATGATTAAAGGTTATTGTAAAGCAGGACAGACGCAGAAAGCTATGGAGAAGGTTAGAGATATGGAGACGAGAGGTGTTGATGCTGATAAGATCACTTACATGACTTTGATCCAGGCGTGTTATGCTGATAGCGACTTTACCTCTTGCGTGGCTTTGTATCAAGAGATGGACGAGAAGGGGATCCAAGTCCCGCCTCACGCGTATAGTTTAGTGATCGGTGGGCTTTGTAAAGAAGGGAAGTTGAACGAAGGGTGTGCTGTTTTCGAGAACATGATCAGGAAAGGAACTAAACCGAATGTTGCTGTATACACTGTTTTGATAGATGGTTATGTGAAGTTCGGAAGCGTTGAAGACGGGCTAAGGCTTTTGGGGAGGATGATGAGAGAAGGGTTTGAGCCCGACGTGGTGACTTATTCGGTTGTTGTGAATGGTTTGTGTAAGAACGGGAGAGTGGAAGAGGCGTTGGGGTATTACAAGACGTGTCGGTTCAAAGGTTTGGCTGTTAACTCGATGCTTTACTCTAGTCTTATAGACGGTTTGGGAAAAGCGGGGAGGGTAGATGAAGCTGAGAGGCTTTTCGAAGAGATGGGATGCAGTAGAGACTCGTACTGTTACAACGCACTCATCGACGCGTTCACTAAGTCAGGGAAGGTGGATGAAGCGTTAACGTTGTTCAAGAGGATGGAGGAGGAAGAAGGCTGTGACCAAACGGTTTATACGTACACCATACTCATCTCGGGGATGTTTAAAGAGCGTAGGAACGAAGAGGCGTTGAAGCTTTGGGAGATGATGATAGACAAGGGGATTACGCCGACCGCAGCTTGCTTCAGAGCTTTGTCGACAGGACTTTGTTTGTCGGGGAAAGTGGGGAGAGCGTGTAAGATTTTGGATGAGTTAGCTCCCATGGGTGTGATTCTCGATGCGGCGTGTGAGGACATGATTAACACGCTGTGTAAAGCTGGGAGGATCAAGGAGGCTTGTAGGTTGGCTGATGGGATCACTGAGAGAGGGAGGGAAGTGCCTGGGAGGATCCGTACTGTTATGATCAATGCTTTGAGGAAAGTTGGGAAGTCGGATTTGGCTATGAAGCTGATGCATAGCAAGATTGGGATTGGGTATGAGAGGATGGGTAATGTTAAGAGGCGTGTTAAGTTTAGAACTTTGCTTGAAAGCTTTGATCATGACTTTTAA
- the LOC106294066 gene encoding probable protein phosphatase 2C 1 yields the protein MGGCVSKSNEEPMFSPCLGLGCCGSKMGRRTSSGRIVSLNNLVSIPNRITSNGKSKSSCIFTQQGRKGVNQDSMIVWEDFMSKDVTFCGVFDGHGPHGHLVSRKVRESLPVRLLSFLQSKQSKSESQEADKEEEEGASEEDKLKLLWEEAFLKAFSAMDKELRSHPNVECFCSGSTAVTVIKQGSNLFMGNIGDSRAILGSKDSNDSLVATQLTVDLKPDLPREAERIKQCRGRVFALEDEPEVPRVWLPYDNAPGLAMARAFGDFCLKDYGVISVPEFSHRVLTDRDQFIVLASDGVWDVLSNEEVVEVVASAPRRASAARLVVDAAAREWKLKYPTSKMDDCAVVCLFLDGKMDSDSSDYEDQGYYSSATNAVEESEESQVNAEPCLQRNVTVRASTEYGNVNAEKEKKSEGEQNWSGLEGVTRVNSLVQLPRFSGEETKT from the exons ATGGGAGGTTGTGTGTCCAAGAGCAATGAAGAGCCTATGTTCAGTCCCTGTCTCGGGTTGGGATGTTGTGGGAGTAAAATGGGGAGGAGAACCTCTTCAGGCCGAATCGTTTCGCTTAACAACCTGGTCTCTATTCCCAACCGGATCACCAGCAACGGGAAGAGCAAGAGCTCTTGCATTTTCACTCAGCAGGGACGCAAGGGAGTTAATCAGGACTCAATGATCGTGTGGGAA GATTTTATGTCTAAAGATGTGACGTTCTGCGGCGTTTTCGATGGACACGGTCCTCATGGCCATCTAGTGTCTCGTAAAGTGAGAGAATCGTTGCCTGTGAGGTTACTCTCTTTCCTTCAGTCGAAGCAAAGCAAATCAGAAAGCCAAGAAGCTGACAAGGAGGAAGAAGAAGGAGCTAGCGAGGAGGATAAGTTGAAGCTCTTATGGGAAGAAGCTTTCTTGAAAGCTTTCAGTGCTATGGATAAGGAGCTGCGTTCCCATCCTAATGTGGAGTGCTTCTGCAGCGGCAGCACTGCTGTTACAGTCATCAAACAG GGGTCAAACCTATTCATGGGAAACATTGGAGACTCTCGGGCGATACTTGGATCCAAAGACAGCAATGACTCATTGGTTGCAACTCAGCTAACAGTCGACTTGAAGCCTGACTTACCAA GGGAAGCAGAGAGGATCAAACAATGTAGAGGACGAGTGTTTGCGCTGGAAGACGAGCCAGAGGTGCCACGAGTCTGGCTACCATACGATAACGCTCCTGGACTAGCCATGGCTAGGGCGTTTGGTGACTTCTGTCTGAAAGACTACGGTGTGATTTCGGTTCCCGAGTTCTCTCACCGTGTTCTCACAGATAGAGACCAGTTCATTGTCTTGGCCTCTGATGGA GTATGGGATGTGCTAAGCAACGAAGAAGTGGTTGAAGTGGTGGCGTCAGCTCCAAGGCGAGCGTCAGCAGCTAGGCTAGTGGTGGATGCAGCTGCACGAGAGTGGAAACTGAAGTACCCGACTTCGAAAATGGACGACTGTGCGGTTGTGTGTTTGTTTCTAGACGGGAAGATGGACTCGGATTCATCAGACTACGAAGATCAAGGTTACTACTCGTCAGCAACGAACGCGGTAGAGGAATCAGAGGAAAGCCAGGTGAATGCAGAACCGTGTCTTCAGAGAAACGTCACAGTAAGGGCATCAACAGAATACGGTAATGTGAATGCAGAGAAGGAGAAAAAGAGTGAAGGTGAGCAGAACTGGTCGGGACTAGAAGGTGTTACTCGAGTGAACTCACTTGTTCAGCTTCCGAGATTCTCTGGAGAAGAAACTAAGACTTGA
- the LOC106343938 gene encoding photosystem II repair protein PSB27-H1, chloroplastic: MASASATATLLKPTPLPPHKPIITASVSPPPRRNNLLRRDLLSLSAASTLLLTQSLPFLAPPAASAAEDEEYVKDTSAVISKVRTTLSMERTDPNVADAVAELREVSNSWVAKYRKEKALLGKASFRDIYSALNAVSGHYVSFGPTAPIPAKRKARILEEMETAEKALSRGR, translated from the coding sequence ATGGCTTCAGCATCAGCGACAGCCACTCTTCTCAAGCCCACTCCTCTTCCACCCCATAAACCGATCATCACCGCCTCCGTATCTCCTCCTCCACGTCGCAACAACCTCCTCCGCCGAGATTTGCTCTCCTTATCCGCCGCATCGACGCTTCTTCTAACGCAATCTCTCCCGTTTCTAGCTCCGCCGGCGGCATCCGCCGCCGAGGACGAAGAGTACGTGAAAGATACGTCGGCGGTGATCTCCAAAGTTCGGACGACGCTCTCGATGGAGAGGACAGATCCGAATGTGGCGGATGCGGTGGCGGAGCTGAGAGAAGTGTCGAACTCGTGGGTTGCGAAGTACAGGAAAGAGAAAGCTCTTCTCGGGAAAGCGTCGTTCAGGGATATTTACTCGGCGTTGAATGCAGTGTCTGGACATTATGTGAGTTTTGGTCCGACGGCTCCGATCCCGGCGAAGAGGAAGGCGAGGATTCTTGAAGAGATGGAGACTGCTGAGAAAGCTCTCTCTAGAGGAAGATAA